The following are encoded in a window of Novosphingobium sp. ZN18A2 genomic DNA:
- a CDS encoding S8 family peptidase, translated as MSGYEPGRPMMRRRAACLASVTALIAALSACGGGGGVNSTPAPVPTPTPTPTPTPAPTPTPTPSPTPTSFNTAEYRRSDGPVYHNAITAWQDGATGAGVKLAIVDTGINTSNTEFAGRISPDSRDVVANRGIQDEDDHGNMVALVAAAARNDSGIMGIAYNATIQVLRADAVGSCATADPNNPDSGCSFNDTDIAAGINAAVTGGARVINLSLGGSTASLNVRQAVAQAAAAGVVVIVSAGNEGDSTDPTVDPNNPDPFATDVRNAGGGNVIIAGSVDDTGTISAFSNRAGSQQNWFLAALGEGVCCVYSGSQIEVTTTNGQQYVTVVNGTSFAAPQITGAVALLAQAFPNLTGAQIVDLLLKTARDAGAAGTDGIYGRGILDIANAFAPQGTTSIAGTKVALPLGDTVAVTGPAMGDAVNGQTLGAIVLDGYSRAYAVDFARSLQAARVDPKLYGALSTASRNVSMGNGAMSMAFSVDARHFAGAAPLRLAPEQADRARVLAATVTARIAPDRQIGFSFSQGASGLVASMQGQTGPAFLIAGDAQGAAAFHESDDSAFAIRQRIGRWGLTVSADRGRVVTSPANFGADWLRRTDREPFSRISVSADRRFGSLDTVTGITLLREDRTMLGARLHNALGGGGATSLFVNTALGWQFAPSWRLGASGRFGWTHPDRSATVVSGSQMLTSAWSADIAKTGVFAAHDSLALRVSQPLRVERGGLNLDLPQSWSYATGTAGYGIERLSLSPTGREMTGELAWRTDLWDGALATSLFYRKDPGHYVSLPDDKGVAVRWWRSF; from the coding sequence GTGTCGGGATATGAACCGGGCAGGCCGATGATGCGTCGCCGCGCGGCGTGTCTTGCTTCGGTGACGGCTCTGATCGCGGCGTTGAGCGCGTGCGGCGGCGGTGGCGGCGTCAACAGCACGCCAGCGCCTGTTCCCACGCCAACGCCGACACCAACCCCGACGCCCGCACCGACTCCTACGCCAACACCCAGCCCAACCCCAACGTCCTTCAACACGGCCGAATATCGCCGGTCCGATGGCCCGGTCTATCACAACGCGATCACCGCATGGCAGGATGGAGCAACGGGTGCCGGCGTGAAGCTGGCCATCGTGGATACGGGCATCAACACGTCGAATACCGAGTTCGCCGGACGAATCTCGCCCGATTCGCGCGATGTTGTGGCCAATCGCGGCATCCAGGACGAGGACGATCATGGGAACATGGTCGCCCTTGTGGCGGCTGCGGCGCGCAACGACAGCGGGATTATGGGGATCGCATATAACGCGACGATCCAGGTCCTGCGGGCCGATGCCGTGGGATCGTGTGCCACTGCCGATCCGAACAATCCAGATTCGGGCTGCAGTTTCAACGACACCGATATCGCCGCCGGCATAAACGCCGCCGTGACGGGCGGCGCGCGCGTCATCAACCTTTCGCTGGGCGGATCCACGGCAAGCCTCAACGTTCGGCAGGCCGTCGCCCAGGCCGCGGCGGCGGGCGTGGTGGTGATCGTTTCCGCGGGCAATGAGGGGGATTCGACCGATCCCACCGTCGATCCGAACAATCCCGACCCGTTCGCCACCGACGTTCGCAATGCAGGTGGCGGCAATGTGATCATTGCCGGATCGGTGGACGATACGGGGACGATATCCGCATTCAGCAACAGGGCGGGCAGTCAGCAGAACTGGTTTCTTGCCGCCCTGGGCGAGGGCGTCTGCTGCGTCTACAGCGGCAGCCAGATCGAGGTGACAACGACGAACGGCCAGCAATATGTGACGGTGGTGAACGGGACGAGTTTCGCCGCCCCGCAGATTACCGGCGCGGTCGCATTGCTGGCGCAGGCGTTTCCCAACCTGACGGGCGCCCAGATCGTCGACCTTCTGCTGAAGACGGCGCGCGATGCCGGTGCTGCGGGAACCGACGGCATCTACGGCAGGGGCATACTCGATATCGCCAATGCCTTTGCGCCGCAGGGCACGACGTCCATCGCCGGGACGAAGGTCGCGCTTCCGCTGGGCGACACCGTCGCCGTTACCGGCCCGGCCATGGGCGATGCGGTCAACGGTCAAACGCTCGGCGCAATCGTGCTGGACGGGTATTCGCGCGCCTATGCCGTCGATTTCGCCCGCTCGCTTCAGGCCGCGCGTGTCGACCCGAAGCTTTACGGCGCGCTTTCCACCGCATCGCGTAACGTCTCCATGGGCAATGGCGCCATGTCGATGGCATTCAGCGTCGATGCCCGCCATTTTGCCGGTGCCGCGCCGCTGCGCCTTGCGCCGGAACAGGCGGACCGCGCCCGCGTGCTGGCTGCGACCGTCACCGCGCGCATCGCGCCGGACAGGCAGATCGGCTTTTCCTTCAGCCAGGGAGCAAGCGGCCTCGTCGCCTCGATGCAGGGGCAAACCGGCCCTGCCTTCCTGATCGCCGGCGACGCGCAAGGTGCGGCGGCGTTCCACGAAAGCGACGACAGCGCATTCGCAATCCGTCAGCGGATCGGTCGCTGGGGTTTGACGGTCAGCGCGGATCGTGGGCGCGTTGTCACGTCACCGGCCAATTTTGGCGCGGACTGGCTGCGCCGGACGGACCGCGAACCGTTCAGCCGCATTTCCGTTTCCGCCGATCGTCGCTTCGGAAGTCTGGACACCGTAACGGGGATTACCCTGCTGCGCGAAGACCGGACGATGCTGGGCGCGCGGCTGCACAATGCGCTGGGTGGCGGCGGTGCGACCAGTCTGTTCGTGAATACCGCGCTTGGCTGGCAATTCGCGCCATCGTGGCGACTGGGTGCGTCGGGCCGGTTCGGCTGGACTCATCCTGATCGCAGCGCGACGGTGGTCAGCGGCTCGCAGATGCTGACTTCGGCATGGTCCGCGGACATCGCAAAAACCGGCGTGTTTGCCGCGCACGACAGCCTGGCTTTGCGCGTGTCCCAGCCCCTGCGCGTTGAACGCGGCGGTTTGAACCTCGACTTGCCACAAAGTTGGTCATACGCGACGGGAACCGCCGGATACGGAATTGAACGACTGTCCCTCAGTCCTACGGGCCGAGAGATGACCGGCGAACTGGCCTGGCGCACGGACCTTTGGGACGGCGCGCTGGCCACAAGCCTGTTCTATCGCAAGGATCCGGGCCATTACGTGTCTTTGCCCGATGACAAGGGCGTAGCGGTGCGTTGGTGGCGCAGCTTTTAG
- a CDS encoding pyrimidine 5'-nucleotidase: protein MAFDPDLVDCWIFDLDNTLYPPSTRLFDQIDVRMGNYIADLLGCDGQEARRIQKLYFHDHGTTLSGLMHNHGVPPHDFLGYVHDIDLAPLASAPRLAPLIDRLPGRRIVFTNGDEPYARRVLSALDLEKGFEAVWDIHAMEYRPKPEQSAYSGMVEALNIDPTRSVFIEDMARNLAPAKAMGMQTVWLDLATDWGDRAKDDAAIDLVIGDLAEWLAALAAEGALG from the coding sequence ATGGCCTTTGATCCCGACCTTGTCGACTGCTGGATTTTCGATCTGGACAACACGCTCTATCCGCCCTCCACCCGGCTTTTCGACCAGATCGACGTGCGCATGGGCAATTACATAGCGGACCTTCTCGGGTGTGACGGGCAAGAGGCGCGGCGCATCCAGAAGCTCTATTTCCACGATCACGGCACCACATTGTCAGGGCTAATGCACAATCACGGCGTGCCGCCGCACGATTTCCTGGGTTATGTCCACGATATCGACCTTGCGCCGCTTGCTTCCGCCCCCCGCCTCGCCCCGCTGATCGACCGGTTGCCCGGACGGCGCATCGTTTTCACGAACGGGGACGAACCCTATGCGCGGCGCGTGTTGTCGGCGCTGGACCTTGAGAAAGGATTCGAGGCCGTGTGGGACATTCACGCGATGGAATATCGTCCCAAGCCCGAACAATCAGCCTATTCCGGCATGGTAGAGGCGCTGAATATCGATCCGACCCGATCCGTATTCATCGAAGACATGGCGCGTAATCTCGCGCCCGCAAAGGCCATGGGCATGCAGACCGTGTGGCTGGATCTTGCCACCGACTGGGGCGACCGGGCGAAGGACGATGCCGCAATCGACCTGGTGATCGGCGACCTGGCAGAATGGCTTGCGGCGCTTGCCGCGGAGGGCGCGCTCGGCTAG
- a CDS encoding IS701 family transposase: MDGDWQADLERWLAPYLEGLGNKTRRRMCPAYIAGLIGPGDRKSIQPMAARSDAIPYDRLHHFIGAGLWESAPLEATLWSQADELVGGDGAWLIIDDTALPKKGKASVGVAPQYATALGKNANCQTLVSVTLASGEVPVMLGLRLFLPESWTSDAARMDKAGVPAPFREYRTKPEIAIEEIDRVMAAGVRFGCVLADAGYGLSAPFRQALSARGLCWAVGIPRHQKVYPVDVQLTFPVAGRGRPRVRHVPDVKSRAAHAMIEDAKWRQVSWRRGTKGRLAARFAALRVRIADGAPQRIGSAGAQHMPGEEAWLVGERRSNGERKYYLSNLPADTPIKVLAGAIKARWICEQAHQQLKEELGLDHFEGRSWTGLHRHALMTMMAYAFLQTRRIAQAGRKKKSPRPATSPQPASSAPGHS; encoded by the coding sequence ATGGATGGGGATTGGCAGGCGGATCTGGAGCGGTGGCTTGCCCCGTATCTGGAGGGACTGGGGAACAAGACGCGACGCCGGATGTGCCCTGCCTATATCGCCGGTCTGATTGGACCGGGAGATCGCAAGAGCATCCAGCCCATGGCGGCCCGTTCGGACGCCATCCCTTATGACCGGCTGCATCATTTCATCGGAGCGGGCCTATGGGAGAGCGCCCCGCTGGAAGCGACCTTGTGGAGCCAGGCGGACGAGCTGGTCGGCGGTGACGGAGCCTGGCTGATCATCGACGACACCGCCCTGCCGAAGAAGGGCAAGGCATCGGTCGGCGTCGCGCCGCAGTACGCCACGGCGCTGGGCAAGAATGCGAACTGCCAGACGCTGGTATCGGTGACGCTGGCTTCGGGCGAAGTTCCGGTCATGCTGGGCTTGAGGTTGTTCCTGCCGGAAAGCTGGACGAGCGATGCTGCGCGAATGGACAAGGCTGGCGTGCCTGCGCCCTTTCGTGAGTATCGCACGAAGCCCGAGATCGCGATCGAGGAGATCGATCGTGTCATGGCTGCCGGGGTGCGCTTCGGCTGCGTGTTGGCCGATGCCGGCTATGGGCTGTCCGCTCCGTTCCGGCAGGCGCTGAGCGCACGCGGGCTTTGCTGGGCCGTCGGCATTCCCCGACACCAGAAGGTCTACCCGGTCGACGTGCAACTGACCTTCCCAGTGGCGGGCCGCGGGCGACCGCGGGTCCGGCACGTGCCGGACGTCAAATCCCGGGCCGCACACGCCATGATCGAAGACGCGAAGTGGCGACAGGTCAGCTGGCGCAGGGGAACGAAAGGACGCCTGGCTGCGCGCTTTGCCGCTCTGCGCGTGCGCATCGCCGACGGAGCGCCCCAGCGGATCGGTTCCGCCGGAGCCCAGCACATGCCGGGGGAAGAAGCCTGGCTGGTGGGCGAACGTCGCTCGAACGGTGAACGCAAATACTATCTCTCGAATCTGCCTGCCGACACCCCGATCAAAGTCCTCGCCGGAGCGATCAAGGCGCGCTGGATCTGCGAGCAGGCCCATCAGCAACTCAAGGAGGAACTCGGCCTCGACCACTTCGAGGGCCGGTCCTGGACCGGGCTCCATCGCCACGCCTTGATGACGATGATGGCCTATGCCTTCCTGCAAACCCGCCGGATCGCTCAGGCGGGACGGAAAAAAAAGAGTCCCCGGCCCGCCACCTCACCCCAGCCTGCCAGCAGTGCGCCAGGCCATTCTTGA
- a CDS encoding ribonuclease HII encodes MNAISHSTSGGAKAKPVIGVDEAGRGPLAGPVVAAAVVLCKPRPAGLDDSKKLNRARREVLDEQIRRRCFWGIGVVDVETIDRINIFGATMLAMTIAVASLCEKMGEEPGEVLIDGNLTPHGRCDGWTWPARPIVGGDALEPCISAASIVAKEHRDRMMREFALMHPHYGWERNAGYGTAEHLEALRTHGATPLHRRSFGPVAQLDLF; translated from the coding sequence ATGAACGCAATATCGCACAGCACATCTGGTGGCGCCAAAGCGAAACCGGTGATCGGTGTCGACGAGGCGGGACGTGGGCCGCTTGCCGGTCCGGTGGTGGCCGCGGCGGTGGTCCTATGCAAACCGCGTCCGGCGGGGCTGGACGATTCCAAGAAGCTGAACCGTGCGCGGCGTGAGGTGCTGGACGAACAGATCCGGCGCCGATGCTTCTGGGGTATTGGCGTGGTGGACGTCGAGACGATCGACCGGATCAACATCTTTGGAGCAACGATGCTCGCGATGACCATCGCCGTTGCGTCACTTTGCGAAAAGATGGGCGAAGAGCCGGGGGAAGTCCTGATAGATGGCAACCTGACGCCGCACGGACGATGCGACGGATGGACATGGCCGGCGCGCCCGATTGTAGGCGGAGACGCACTTGAGCCATGCATCTCGGCCGCCTCGATTGTTGCGAAGGAGCATCGCGATCGGATGATGCGCGAATTTGCTTTGATGCACCCGCACTATGGCTGGGAACGCAACGCGGGATATGGAACCGCCGAACACCTGGAGGCGTTGCGCACGCACGGGGCAACGCCGCTTCACCGCCGCAGTTTCGGACCCGTTGCGCAACTGGACCTGTTCTAG
- a CDS encoding PQQ-dependent sugar dehydrogenase, protein MTLVASCGPASAGDSASEFAGEKTFESLKIDNMATFDEPWAMAFLPGGHSALVTEKSGRLVWWEDTGRKVQVPGTPKVDYGGQGGLGDIALAPEFANARQIGNGGTIYLTWVESGPGNTRGAVLGTAMLDTSGQEPRLRQLRIIWRQQPKVSGRGHFSHRIAFSPDGKYLFLSSGERQKKSPAQDLGTNLGKIVRLNLDGSPAPGNPFAGRGGVSSQIWTYGHRNVLGLQFDANGGLWDLEHSPRGGDELNLVKPGRNYGWPLVSNGDNYDGTPIPRHSTRPDLEGPAISWNPVIEASRVFRRLLFVRRSHNERYKEQVFA, encoded by the coding sequence ATGACGCTCGTCGCAAGCTGCGGCCCCGCATCCGCCGGGGATAGCGCAAGCGAATTTGCCGGCGAAAAGACGTTCGAATCCCTTAAAATCGATAACATGGCCACCTTCGACGAGCCCTGGGCCATGGCCTTCCTTCCCGGCGGGCACTCAGCGCTCGTTACCGAAAAGTCCGGCAGACTGGTCTGGTGGGAAGATACCGGGCGGAAGGTTCAAGTGCCCGGAACGCCAAAAGTGGACTATGGCGGTCAGGGTGGATTGGGCGATATCGCACTGGCGCCGGAATTCGCCAACGCAAGGCAAATCGGCAATGGCGGAACTATCTACCTGACCTGGGTCGAGTCCGGCCCCGGCAACACGCGCGGCGCGGTGCTCGGCACGGCCATGCTGGATACGAGCGGACAGGAGCCGCGCCTCCGCCAGTTGCGCATCATTTGGCGCCAGCAGCCAAAGGTGAGCGGACGCGGACATTTCTCGCACCGCATCGCATTTTCTCCCGACGGGAAATACCTGTTCCTGTCTTCGGGCGAGCGGCAGAAAAAGTCCCCTGCGCAGGATCTGGGCACCAACCTGGGCAAGATCGTGCGGTTGAACCTCGATGGATCGCCGGCGCCGGGAAACCCCTTTGCCGGGCGGGGCGGCGTCTCGTCCCAGATCTGGACTTACGGGCACCGCAACGTGCTCGGCCTGCAATTCGATGCCAATGGCGGGTTGTGGGATCTTGAACACAGCCCGAGAGGCGGAGACGAGCTCAACCTGGTCAAACCGGGGCGCAACTATGGATGGCCACTGGTGAGCAACGGCGACAATTACGATGGCACACCGATCCCGCGCCATTCTACACGGCCCGACCTTGAAGGACCCGCGATCAGCTGGAATCCGGTTATTGAAGCGTCCCGGGTTTTCCGGAGGCTCCTATTTGTGAGAAGGAGCCACAATGAGCGCTACAAGGAACAAGTTTTCGCCTGA